From Deinococcus misasensis DSM 22328, one genomic window encodes:
- a CDS encoding choice-of-anchor I family protein has protein sequence MKRIVLFSVALSLFACQQAPLPIIETQTVTTAGFGAFNSKKDTLIQSGVRIFGKGAPSVAQDLEPEYIAVSADSKTAWVTLQENNALAIIDIPSGRVQKIVPLGFKDHSLAGNGMDVNDTDKTIQIAPVKVKGMYQPDSIARFQVNNETFLVTANEGDAREWGDFKEETSVSKMVLDSAVFTPEQTLALARLNVTSTLGHQDGKYRELYSFGARSISIWNSKGELVSDSRDLIEQTVAAKEPLGFNANHTSNTIDNRSDNKGPEPEGITVATLGAKTYAFVGLERQSAIMVFDVSDPKNPVVTDYISNRDFTEDLKAFKGKSDLGPEGLLFIPATDSPNGENLLVVTNEVSGSTTLYTVSTAGKLSLLGRHLFTENGLPVLDKGAAEISAYDKDSKQLYVVNGYSKSIDVLDLKDPAKPMFVKQLKFENAGEAANSVAVSGGIVAVAVQAAVKTDAGKVVFFDAQGNQKAQVPVGSLPDMLTFTPDGKYVLVANEAEPSDDYTIDPEGSISIINVSRALK, from the coding sequence ATGAAACGCATTGTGCTTTTTTCTGTGGCCCTGTCCCTGTTCGCCTGCCAGCAAGCCCCTCTGCCCATCATCGAAACACAAACCGTCACCACCGCGGGTTTTGGTGCTTTCAACAGCAAAAAAGACACCTTGATCCAGTCGGGTGTGCGGATTTTCGGTAAGGGAGCCCCCAGCGTGGCACAGGACCTTGAGCCCGAGTACATTGCGGTTTCAGCAGACTCCAAGACGGCGTGGGTGACCCTCCAAGAGAACAATGCTCTGGCCATCATTGACATTCCCTCTGGCCGTGTTCAGAAGATTGTGCCTCTGGGTTTCAAGGACCACAGTCTGGCGGGCAACGGCATGGATGTGAACGACACCGACAAAACCATCCAGATCGCCCCTGTGAAAGTCAAAGGCATGTACCAACCAGACAGCATCGCCCGGTTTCAGGTCAACAACGAAACCTTTCTGGTGACCGCCAACGAAGGGGACGCCCGAGAGTGGGGTGACTTCAAAGAAGAAACCAGTGTGTCCAAAATGGTTCTGGATTCAGCGGTGTTCACCCCGGAGCAGACCCTCGCACTTGCCCGTTTGAACGTCACTTCCACTCTGGGTCACCAGGATGGCAAATACCGTGAACTGTACAGTTTTGGTGCCCGCAGCATCAGCATCTGGAACAGCAAAGGGGAGCTGGTCAGCGATTCCAGAGACCTGATCGAACAAACTGTGGCCGCCAAAGAGCCTCTGGGCTTCAATGCCAACCACACCAGCAACACCATCGACAACCGCAGCGACAACAAAGGCCCCGAGCCAGAAGGGATCACGGTGGCGACCCTTGGGGCAAAAACCTACGCTTTTGTGGGGCTGGAACGCCAGAGCGCCATCATGGTCTTTGATGTGTCGGACCCCAAAAACCCGGTGGTCACCGATTACATCAGCAACCGTGACTTTACCGAAGACCTTAAAGCTTTCAAAGGCAAGAGTGACCTCGGGCCTGAGGGGCTTTTGTTCATTCCAGCCACAGACAGTCCGAACGGTGAAAACCTGCTGGTGGTCACCAACGAAGTGAGTGGCAGCACCACCCTGTACACTGTTTCAACTGCTGGAAAACTGTCCCTGCTCGGGCGTCACCTGTTCACCGAGAACGGTTTGCCTGTGCTGGACAAAGGGGCCGCAGAAATCAGCGCTTACGATAAGGATAGCAAGCAACTTTATGTGGTGAACGGTTACAGCAAAAGCATCGATGTGCTGGACCTCAAAGACCCTGCCAAGCCCATGTTCGTGAAGCAACTCAAGTTCGAAAATGCTGGAGAAGCGGCCAACAGCGTCGCTGTCTCAGGTGGGATTGTGGCGGTGGCGGTTCAGGCTGCTGTCAAAACCGATGCAGGCAAAGTGGTGTTTTTCGATGCACAGGGAAACCAGAAGGCTCAGGTGCCTGTAGGAAGCCTGCCTGACATGCTGACTTTCACACCAGACGGCAAATATGTGCTGGTGGCCAACGAAGCGGAACCCTCCGACGACTACACCATCGATCCAGAGGGCAGCATCAGCATCATCAATGTGTCTCGCGCTCTGAAGTGA
- a CDS encoding SRPBCC family protein, with protein MHLCTHTVQAETTAAALWQLWTNVKHWPSWDTRLQSVEMNTPFRQGNSGMLTFKDGTQRKFTVIKLQMLESIVILMPYQHNSEQRIAWDIKSTDGGAVTFEQEVTLTASPFSMLLLRGQKDMLVQQATDQLQKMVQMLEGATSPFQDTAGRGNPKTAL; from the coding sequence ATGCACCTTTGCACCCACACTGTACAGGCCGAAACCACCGCAGCCGCCCTCTGGCAATTGTGGACCAACGTCAAACACTGGCCAAGCTGGGACACCCGTCTGCAGTCTGTTGAAATGAACACCCCTTTCAGACAAGGCAACTCTGGCATGCTGACCTTCAAAGACGGCACCCAGAGAAAATTCACCGTGATCAAACTGCAAATGCTGGAAAGCATCGTGATCCTGATGCCTTATCAGCACAACAGTGAACAGCGCATTGCCTGGGACATCAAGAGCACCGATGGTGGTGCTGTGACTTTTGAGCAGGAAGTGACCCTGACCGCCAGTCCTTTCTCCATGCTGCTGCTGAGGGGTCAGAAAGACATGCTGGTCCAGCAGGCCACCGATCAACTGCAGAAAATGGTTCAGATGCTCGAAGGAGCAACCTCCCCGTTTCAGGACACTGCAGGACGAGGAAACCCCAAAACCGCACTCTGA
- a CDS encoding polysaccharide deacetylase family protein, with protein MSFSALSALIKSKLFKSTIKSILGVFVLALVLGWSTPLVYSKPVAKPVLPEVKIIPEVLPPLVESQTGQVIPAEYLGRSVYFVRPRAKWMALTFDDGPWGKTTLEVLDILRKHQVKATFFVIGKHIEMYPKVLQQIHKEGHVIGNHTYSHRYRKMPAKVAQKEIDLVENQLQKLIGQGSQLFRPPGGRMENGLVRQAIKRNDSVVLWSVTTPDYLQKDRNQVIHDIQAGFKPGAIILLHDGGGDRSGTVAALPTLIEAAHKQGYRFVTVPELFQQMSQEEAALSDSQ; from the coding sequence GTGTCTTTTTCTGCGTTGTCTGCCTTGATCAAATCCAAGCTGTTCAAATCCACAATCAAATCCATTTTGGGGGTGTTCGTTCTGGCTCTGGTGCTGGGATGGAGCACCCCTCTGGTGTATTCCAAACCTGTGGCCAAACCGGTGTTGCCTGAAGTGAAAATCATTCCCGAGGTGTTGCCCCCTCTGGTGGAATCCCAAACTGGGCAAGTCATCCCTGCTGAATACCTTGGTCGAAGTGTGTATTTTGTGCGCCCCAGAGCCAAATGGATGGCGCTTACATTTGATGACGGTCCTTGGGGAAAAACCACCCTTGAAGTGCTGGACATCCTGAGGAAGCATCAGGTCAAAGCCACTTTTTTTGTGATCGGCAAGCACATCGAGATGTATCCGAAGGTGCTTCAACAGATTCACAAAGAAGGCCATGTGATTGGCAACCACACCTACAGCCACCGTTACCGCAAAATGCCAGCCAAAGTGGCCCAGAAAGAGATCGATCTGGTTGAAAATCAACTGCAAAAACTCATCGGACAGGGGTCACAGCTGTTCAGGCCACCCGGAGGGCGCATGGAAAACGGTCTGGTGCGTCAGGCCATCAAACGCAACGACAGTGTGGTGCTCTGGTCGGTGACCACGCCCGATTACCTGCAGAAAGACCGGAATCAGGTGATCCATGACATTCAGGCCGGATTCAAACCCGGAGCGATCATCTTGCTGCACGATGGGGGAGGGGACCGCTCTGGAACGGTTGCGGCACTTCCCACCCTGATTGAAGCAGCCCACAAACAGGGCTACCGCTTCGTGACGGTGCCAGAGTTGTTTCAGCAAATGTCACAAGAAGAGGCTGCCCTTTCAGACAGCCAGTGA